The genomic interval GGCTCTGTCTCAGTGATCGCAACAGGCTCAGGTGAACTGCAGTACTCGCTGGACGGTGAAACGTATGTAACCTCAGCTTATTTCCCGCAGGTTGAACCGGGAGCATACGAGATTTTCGTTAAAGATCAGAGCGGATGCACAGTGAATAAAAAAATTGTTGTCGGAAAAGCCCCGGCACCGGTAATACACAATGTCATAGAATATAATGCAGGCTGTAATGAAAGTGACGGGGCTGTTTCGATATATGCCACAGGTAGTGGCCCGCTGTTGTATTCCATAGACGGGATCAATTTTGTGACTGATACTACATTCACCGGCTTGTCACCTCTTAATCAAAACGTGATGATCGTTGATACTGCCGGCTGCAATGTAACCCGATCCATTACGATCGGTGAAAACTGTTTTGAAAAAGTATACATTCCTACGGCGTTCTCTCCTGATCTTGATGGCAAAAATGAAGTGATGGACATAAAATTTTCCAGTACCCAATTGAAAATAAGATATTTCAGGTTATTTAACAGATGGGGAACAGTGGTTGCATACAGTGATCAAACGATACAAAGCGGGCATGCATTATGGGATGGTTTTTATAAAGGTAATAAAGCACAGCCCGGCTCTTACCCTTATGAATTATTGGTTGAATTTGAGGGCGGCCGTAAACAAGTGATCAGGAATACGATCTTGCTGCTTCGATAACTCACAGATTGCCCGCATTTTTCGAATAACTAACGACGGAAAAGAAATTCTCCATTTTACTGAAGTCTTATTCAGCAGTACCATGCGAACCGTATGAACCATTCAAATCATTGCCAAATGACTGTCTGTAATACTATTCCTGTCAGTTAAATGTTTGTCTGAATTCCAGAGGCGACATCTTTGTCTTCTTTTTAAAAAGTGTACTGAACGACTGCGAATGTTCAAAACCCAAAGCGTATGCAATTTCGCTGACTGATAAGCTCGAAGTGGTGAGTTTTTCCTTGGCTTTCTCAATCAGCTTTTCGTGGATGTGCTGTTGTGTATTTTGCCCGGTATGCACACGCAGCAGATCACTCAGATAATTTGGCGACAGGTTCATACGCCCGGCAATATATTGTACTGTCAATAAGCCTTGCTCTGCTGTGTTGCCGGTGTCAAAATATTCAGCAACTAATTGCTCGAATTTTGCAAGTAATTCATAATTATTATTCTTCCTCGTGATGAACTGCCGCTCATAAAACCTGTTGGAATAATTAAGCAGCAACTCAATGTGCGACAGAATGATTTCCTGCGTGTGCTTATCAATATGTACACATTCTTTATCAATCTTGTTCAGTATGGTAATAAGGTCACCCTCTTCTTCGGCTGAAAGGTGCAATGCCTCATTTACAGCGTAGGAGAAAAAACCATAATTATTGATACTGCCCGCCAGCGAATGTTTAAGCAAAAAATCCGGATGAAAAATAAGCAGGTAACCCGAGCCGCATTCTATACTCTGCAAATCCAGATACTGAACCTGATTTGGCGCAGTAAAACTTAATACGCCCTTGTCATAATCATAGTGCTGCTGCCCATATCTTATCTTGCCCGTTGCCTCTCTTTTCAGGGCTACACAATAAAACCGGTTGACAAAACCTTTCCAGACATCATCTTCCAGGAAAATGGTTTCGGCCAGGTTAATGACACTAACCAGCGGATGCCGGGGTTCAGGCAAAGACAATAACCGATGAAATTCAGAAACAGATTTTATTGCGTTCATAACTAAGCTTTTCAAATACGAATGTAATAATAACGGCTGCATAATAAGGAAAATGCAGCCGCTAAAAAATTAATCAATTAGCCCCATACTAAACTCGTCGTATGGCTTGCCGGTATCGGTGCCTAAGGGTACGATTTTGTCAAGATTTTGCAAATCTACTTCACTTAGCTGAACAGAGGCTGCTTCTATATTTTGTTCCAGATATTTCCTGCGTTTCGTACCCGGAATCGGTACAATTCCCCTGCTCATGATCCAGGCCAGTGCCAGCTGCGACGAAGTAACATTTTTTTCGCCGGCTAAGGTCTCAATTGCCTTAACCAATTCGATGTTTTTGTAAAAATGAGCTTCCTGAAACCGGGGAATTGCCCTGCGAAAATCATCTTCCGGCAAGTCGTCGATACTACGGATTTGCCCTGATAAGAATCCGCGGCCGAGCGGCGAATAAGCAACAAAACCTATGCCGAGATCAGTCAATGTCTGCAAAACGCCACGTTCTTCAACGGTACGCTCGAATAACGAATATTCGCTTTGCACTGCGGT from Dyadobacter sp. NIV53 carries:
- a CDS encoding AraC family transcriptional regulator, which encodes MNAIKSVSEFHRLLSLPEPRHPLVSVINLAETIFLEDDVWKGFVNRFYCVALKREATGKIRYGQQHYDYDKGVLSFTAPNQVQYLDLQSIECGSGYLLIFHPDFLLKHSLAGSINNYGFFSYAVNEALHLSAEEEGDLITILNKIDKECVHIDKHTQEIILSHIELLLNYSNRFYERQFITRKNNNYELLAKFEQLVAEYFDTGNTAEQGLLTVQYIAGRMNLSPNYLSDLLRVHTGQNTQQHIHEKLIEKAKEKLTTSSLSVSEIAYALGFEHSQSFSTLFKKKTKMSPLEFRQTFN